A genomic segment from Desulfurispirillum indicum S5 encodes:
- a CDS encoding DNA adenine methylase, translating to MKQYEPVPPPVTWFGSKSRLVKEIVKHFPDHQTYVDVFGGSGAVLLGKKPSKVEVYNDLNRKMTSLFNVLSDKRKTQELVRRLELTPYSRDEFKAAAASIDDEYDEIELARLMIVVQRQSHGGLAKQWSYCVDAPAGGYSASVRKFHTGIERLPNVQARMRKVQIENLCFTDLIPRYDRPGTLFYLDPPYVPDTRINGQYENEMTIEDHHTLVDLLLSSSGMFVLSGYKTPVYLPLENAGWNRVDIETYASTSKTRTKRTECLWVSPNCLNKKDFPTYQDIESDSDLTNRQKAALRVHRHRREQSESAIKEAIYSLKRMKKKVTKVEVSRMTGISREHITRHYGHLF from the coding sequence ATGAAGCAATATGAGCCAGTACCGCCGCCTGTTACGTGGTTCGGAAGTAAAAGCAGGCTGGTAAAGGAGATCGTTAAGCACTTTCCAGATCATCAGACGTATGTCGATGTGTTTGGTGGAAGTGGAGCTGTTCTGCTTGGCAAAAAACCAAGCAAAGTTGAGGTATATAACGATCTGAACAGAAAGATGACCAGTCTGTTTAATGTGCTATCCGACAAGCGAAAAACTCAAGAGCTGGTTCGCAGACTGGAATTAACCCCATACAGTAGAGATGAGTTCAAGGCCGCAGCTGCATCTATCGATGATGAATATGATGAAATTGAGCTTGCAAGGCTCATGATCGTTGTGCAACGCCAGTCTCACGGGGGCTTAGCTAAGCAGTGGTCATACTGCGTTGACGCTCCGGCAGGTGGATACAGTGCCAGCGTTCGCAAGTTTCACACGGGCATAGAGCGTCTTCCCAATGTGCAAGCGAGAATGCGAAAAGTTCAGATTGAAAACCTGTGCTTCACTGATCTAATCCCTCGATATGATAGACCTGGAACCCTGTTCTATCTCGATCCCCCGTATGTGCCAGACACTCGAATTAATGGTCAGTATGAGAATGAAATGACCATTGAGGATCATCATACGCTTGTCGATCTGCTGCTGTCGTCTAGCGGGATGTTTGTTTTGTCGGGTTATAAAACACCTGTTTACCTTCCGTTAGAAAATGCGGGATGGAATCGAGTAGATATAGAGACATACGCCAGCACAAGCAAAACTCGAACAAAGAGGACGGAATGTCTTTGGGTGTCTCCCAACTGTTTGAATAAAAAAGATTTTCCCACATATCAGGATATTGAGAGTGATTCAGACCTGACAAACCGCCAAAAGGCGGCCTTGAGGGTTCACCGACATAGGCGGGAACAGTCCGAGTCCGCAATAAAAGAAGCGATTTACAGTCTGAAGCGCATGAAGAAAAAAGTGACAAAAGTGGAGGTGTCTCGGATGACAGGGATCAGTCGAGAACATATCACCAGGCATTACGGGCACCTTTTTTAG
- a CDS encoding recombinase family protein — protein sequence MSIIGYARVSANDQSLDIQIEKLMKAGCTKIFREKISGVAKIKPELSSLMEYIREGDTVIVTKLDRIARSTKHLLEIVDSLEEKSVSFRVLNIDLDTSTPTGRLMITMLGAIAAFEREMLRERQAEGIAKAREKGKYKGRKPVARAKTEQIISMTKRNIPRRQIARELGVSSASIYRILKENGVKLPVILGERSGTGEEIASLLTSKTPSNP from the coding sequence ATGTCAATTATAGGATATGCGCGAGTGTCAGCGAATGACCAATCTCTTGATATTCAGATCGAGAAGCTCATGAAAGCAGGATGCACTAAAATTTTCCGTGAAAAGATCAGTGGTGTAGCCAAGATAAAACCCGAGCTCTCCAGCCTTATGGAATATATACGTGAAGGGGACACTGTCATTGTAACCAAACTTGATCGCATTGCCCGCAGCACAAAGCATTTGCTTGAGATCGTAGATTCTCTTGAAGAAAAATCTGTATCTTTCAGAGTCCTTAATATCGACTTAGACACATCCACCCCTACAGGTCGCCTCATGATCACCATGCTTGGCGCAATAGCGGCATTTGAAAGAGAGATGCTCCGCGAACGCCAAGCAGAGGGCATCGCAAAAGCAAGGGAGAAAGGAAAATATAAAGGACGCAAACCTGTGGCGAGAGCAAAGACCGAACAGATCATCTCGATGACAAAAAGGAATATCCCTCGCCGTCAGATAGCCAGGGAACTTGGCGTGAGCTCAGCATCTATATATCGGATATTGAAAGAGAATGGGGTGAAGCTACCTGTGATACTTGGTGAAAGATCTGGCACAGGAGAAGAAATTGCCAGTTTACTTACATCAAAGACTCCCTCCAATCCGTGA
- a CDS encoding MarR family winged helix-turn-helix transcriptional regulator — translation MSKKDTIDKLVKKITEFEKSYKRAVDRNIKKLGVSPSQFKVLKTLGERGSLKFKDVCDATLITKGTMTGVVNRLIKAGLVEKEQDVKDTRAWILSLTPKGKVDYVSLNKNYSQLVSSIFKGETEERLKQYITQLNSLQAIINQSV, via the coding sequence ATGTCAAAAAAAGACACTATAGATAAGCTTGTCAAGAAAATCACCGAATTTGAAAAATCCTACAAGAGAGCGGTAGATCGCAATATCAAAAAACTTGGGGTATCCCCTTCGCAGTTTAAAGTCCTTAAAACACTAGGCGAACGAGGCTCCCTGAAATTCAAGGATGTCTGCGACGCAACACTCATCACAAAGGGCACCATGACCGGTGTCGTTAACAGGCTTATCAAGGCCGGCCTCGTTGAAAAAGAGCAGGACGTGAAAGACACTAGAGCCTGGATTCTCTCTTTAACACCAAAAGGGAAAGTGGATTATGTGTCCCTGAATAAAAATTACAGCCAACTGGTTTCCAGTATCTTTAAAGGGGAAACTGAAGAGCGCCTCAAGCAATACATCACCCAGCTAAATTCATTGCAAGCTATCATTAATCAGAGCGTGTAA
- a CDS encoding endonuclease, with product MKQVYEDNPVTFYCECSITWQGNKGAGTIDLEGCGYKIRRNETRASRVEWEHVLPAHSFGHQRLCWQDGGRSNCVRTDPVFRAMEADMHNLTPAIGEVNGDRSNYRFGVLPTTDYQHGSCDFKVDFQQRVAQPRPEIRGDIARIYFYMHDRYNLRMSDSQEKLLIAWHKQDPVDEWELERDRRIAGHIGHSNPFVTGERTWHRGYRPTGDGLTENATSNQPPIDLTGPVRGNQRSKIFHRPDCPGYDTISEHNRVEFASPKAAEDAGYRIAGNCP from the coding sequence ATGAAGCAGGTATATGAGGATAATCCCGTTACTTTTTACTGCGAGTGCTCTATCACATGGCAGGGCAATAAGGGTGCAGGGACTATTGACCTTGAGGGATGCGGGTACAAGATCAGAAGAAATGAGACCAGGGCAAGCCGGGTGGAATGGGAACATGTGCTCCCAGCCCACTCTTTCGGACACCAACGCCTATGCTGGCAAGATGGTGGCAGAAGCAACTGCGTAAGGACTGACCCCGTGTTCAGGGCCATGGAAGCAGACATGCACAACCTGACCCCCGCAATAGGCGAAGTCAACGGCGACCGTAGCAACTACCGCTTCGGTGTCTTACCAACCACCGATTATCAGCACGGCAGCTGCGATTTCAAAGTGGACTTCCAACAGCGGGTAGCCCAACCACGTCCTGAAATTCGTGGTGATATTGCCCGGATATATTTTTACATGCACGACCGGTACAACCTGCGTATGTCAGACTCCCAGGAAAAACTCTTGATAGCCTGGCACAAGCAAGACCCGGTTGACGAGTGGGAACTGGAGCGGGACAGGCGAATTGCAGGCCATATAGGACACAGCAACCCCTTTGTCACTGGTGAGCGCACCTGGCACCGGGGTTACCGGCCAACTGGCGACGGACTCACCGAGAATGCCACTTCCAATCAACCACCCATTGACCTCACGGGCCCGGTGCGCGGTAACCAACGCTCAAAGATTTTCCATCGACCTGATTGCCCTGGCTACGACACCATTAGCGAACACAACAGAGTCGAATTTGCCAGCCCCAAGGCCGCTGAGGATGCAGGGTATCGAATTGCGGGCAATTGTCCTTGA
- the umuD gene encoding translesion error-prone DNA polymerase V autoproteolytic subunit — translation MTAKIIGKCELPDTPLEIPLFVESVPAGFPSPAQDYVERTLDLNELCIRNAPATFFVRAEGDSMINAGIRPGDILIVDRSLEPRHKDIVIAKIHGELTVKLLHTTPTISLVPMNPNYQPIQVREEHEMEIFGVVTFILHPTRRSEHHEHT, via the coding sequence ATGACCGCCAAAATCATAGGCAAGTGCGAGCTGCCCGATACTCCACTTGAAATACCGCTTTTCGTCGAATCCGTGCCTGCTGGCTTTCCCTCCCCGGCCCAGGATTATGTTGAACGCACCCTGGACCTCAACGAGCTCTGCATCCGCAATGCACCGGCAACTTTCTTTGTGCGGGCAGAGGGTGATTCCATGATCAATGCGGGAATCCGGCCTGGTGATATCCTCATCGTGGATCGCTCCCTTGAACCACGGCACAAAGATATTGTTATCGCCAAAATTCATGGCGAGCTGACGGTAAAGCTCCTGCATACCACTCCAACCATATCTCTTGTGCCCATGAATCCGAATTATCAACCAATTCAGGTCAGGGAAGAGCATGAGATGGAGATTTTCGGAGTCGTTACCTTCATACTCCATCCCACCAGGCGCTCTGAGCACCATGAGCACACCTAA
- the umuC gene encoding translesion error-prone DNA polymerase V subunit UmuC has product MSTPKPLYALIDCNNFYASCEKLFRPDLDHRSVIVLSNNDGCVVARSKEAKALGIKMGEPAFKIEHIIERENIAVFSSNYAFYADISMRVMQTIEHHWPDMEIYSIDEAFLDLSRLPSTTSPTELCHSIRDAIYQWTGITVSIGIAPTKTLAKAANYAAKKYPATGGVVHLETQQRAQKLLQLMPVGEIWGIGPRTTAKLINMGMETAADLAGKDPLSMKKRFSVNVARTIEELQGNPCFHLEEDPAPRKQMVCSRSFGERITQKEAMAQAVSTYASRVTEKMREQNLQTNHVTVFLRTSPFNDSLPYYSNAASATIGAPSNDTREIIAMANQLLDYIWKDGYRYVKAGVMLSELTPASSRELGLWEDRQEYDKQQRLMAAIDSINHSGKGRVWFASEGASRKQEWKVKRERLSPSYTTDWSELPVVRL; this is encoded by the coding sequence ATGAGCACACCTAAACCCCTCTATGCCCTGATCGACTGCAATAACTTCTATGCCAGCTGCGAGAAGCTATTCAGACCCGACCTTGACCATCGCTCTGTGATCGTCCTGTCCAATAATGATGGTTGTGTGGTAGCGCGAAGCAAGGAAGCCAAAGCTCTTGGTATCAAAATGGGCGAACCAGCCTTCAAGATTGAGCACATTATAGAGCGGGAAAATATTGCCGTATTCTCATCGAATTATGCCTTCTACGCTGATATCTCCATGCGGGTAATGCAGACCATCGAGCATCATTGGCCCGACATGGAAATCTACTCCATTGATGAAGCTTTTCTGGACCTTTCCAGGCTCCCGTCAACAACCAGCCCCACAGAGCTCTGCCATTCCATCAGGGATGCGATATACCAGTGGACTGGCATCACCGTCAGTATTGGTATAGCCCCTACAAAAACCCTGGCCAAGGCCGCCAATTATGCCGCCAAAAAGTACCCGGCGACAGGTGGTGTTGTACATCTGGAAACCCAGCAAAGAGCGCAGAAGCTTCTGCAGCTCATGCCGGTGGGAGAGATATGGGGGATTGGACCACGAACCACTGCCAAGCTCATAAACATGGGCATGGAAACCGCAGCAGATCTGGCCGGTAAAGACCCACTAAGCATGAAAAAGCGATTCTCTGTGAACGTCGCCCGCACCATTGAAGAGCTTCAGGGGAACCCTTGTTTCCACCTCGAAGAAGACCCAGCACCCCGCAAGCAGATGGTATGCTCTCGCAGCTTTGGTGAGCGAATTACACAAAAAGAGGCTATGGCCCAGGCCGTCAGCACCTATGCCAGCCGCGTAACCGAGAAGATGCGCGAGCAAAACCTGCAGACCAATCATGTGACCGTATTTCTGCGCACCAGTCCCTTCAACGATAGCTTGCCCTACTACAGCAATGCTGCCAGTGCAACTATTGGCGCACCAAGTAATGACACCCGCGAAATTATTGCCATGGCCAATCAGTTGCTTGATTACATCTGGAAAGACGGGTACCGCTATGTGAAAGCCGGGGTGATGCTCAGCGAACTCACCCCAGCATCAAGCCGGGAGTTGGGCTTATGGGAAGATCGCCAGGAATATGACAAACAGCAACGCCTCATGGCAGCCATTGACAGCATCAATCATTCAGGCAAGGGCCGAGTATGGTTTGCCAGCGAGGGCGCTTCCAGGAAGCAGGAGTGGAAGGTCAAGCGAGAGCGACTATCGCCCAGCTACACGACAGACTGGAGTGAGCTACCGGTGGTACGGCTATAG
- a CDS encoding tyrosine-type recombinase/integrase, producing the protein MGSNPTSSANLIMTQIKFAPEIFISGAFSVIFNVTNRMKYDLLHNFFRGIFRGIMLQGAHNTPNSEVPFMPAVTTPLTVKQIDSAKPKDKQYRLYDGGGLVFTIKPNGGKYWIMRYRYEKKSHELHLGTYPEVPLSKAREFREEVRVQVAAGIDPKRYREEAENQLLRQKEGSFESVARSWCEIQKPRWTERHGSDVINSLETNVFPYIGSRPIYELKPRELLDVVKVIDDRGASEIARRVLQRISAIYDYAFAHGLVELNPTAGLVKGLKPQKKQNFAALSAEEVPELVRAIEGYHGHPITKLALKLCLLTASRTNEIRFASWQEFDLDNTLWCIPAERMKMRRDHRVPLSRQAVAVVEELIQYSGKNKYLFPNQNKPHTPITENTMLYALYRMGFHKRSTVHGFRTLFSTIANEKSDFSADAVERQLAHQEQNRIRAAYHRADYLDERRELMQWWADYLDGQNNI; encoded by the coding sequence GTGGGTTCGAATCCTACCTCTTCCGCCAACTTGATTATGACACAAATCAAATTTGCCCCTGAAATCTTTATTTCAGGGGCTTTTTCTGTTATTTTTAATGTGACCAATCGGATGAAGTATGACCTACTACACAACTTTTTTAGGGGTATTTTCAGGGGTATAATGTTGCAGGGAGCGCATAATACCCCTAATAGCGAGGTTCCATTTATGCCAGCAGTTACGACACCTTTGACTGTCAAGCAAATTGATAGCGCAAAGCCGAAGGATAAGCAGTATCGTCTATATGATGGAGGTGGCCTGGTATTTACCATCAAACCCAATGGTGGGAAATACTGGATAATGCGCTATCGGTATGAAAAGAAGTCCCACGAGCTACACCTTGGCACTTATCCTGAAGTACCACTGTCGAAAGCCCGCGAATTTCGCGAGGAGGTACGGGTGCAGGTGGCAGCAGGGATTGACCCGAAAAGGTATCGCGAAGAAGCAGAAAATCAGTTACTGCGACAAAAAGAGGGCAGCTTTGAAAGTGTTGCCAGGTCATGGTGTGAAATTCAAAAACCCCGCTGGACAGAGCGTCACGGAAGTGATGTCATAAATTCACTGGAGACCAATGTTTTTCCTTATATAGGTTCCCGCCCAATTTATGAGTTAAAGCCTCGTGAGTTGCTCGATGTGGTCAAGGTCATTGACGATAGGGGGGCCAGTGAAATAGCCAGACGGGTTTTGCAGCGTATCTCAGCGATATACGACTATGCCTTTGCTCATGGCCTCGTTGAGCTGAATCCAACTGCTGGCCTGGTGAAGGGTCTGAAGCCACAAAAGAAACAGAATTTTGCCGCTCTGTCTGCTGAGGAAGTTCCTGAATTGGTTCGAGCTATTGAGGGCTACCATGGCCACCCAATCACTAAGCTTGCATTGAAACTTTGCTTGCTGACAGCAAGTAGGACCAATGAAATTCGGTTTGCCAGCTGGCAGGAGTTTGATCTTGATAATACACTCTGGTGCATTCCGGCTGAGCGAATGAAAATGCGACGGGATCACCGAGTACCCCTATCCCGGCAAGCGGTGGCTGTGGTGGAAGAGCTTATTCAGTATTCGGGCAAAAACAAGTACCTGTTCCCCAATCAAAACAAACCCCATACCCCTATCACAGAAAACACCATGCTCTATGCCCTGTACCGCATGGGCTTCCACAAGCGCTCAACCGTCCACGGCTTCCGGACGCTATTTAGCACCATTGCCAATGAAAAGTCAGACTTCAGTGCCGATGCCGTAGAGCGGCAACTGGCACACCAGGAACAAAACAGGATCCGGGCGGCGTATCACCGGGCTGATTATCTGGATGAAAGGCGGGAGTTAATGCAGTGGTGGGCTGATTATTTGGATGGGCAAAACAATATATAG
- the hisIE gene encoding bifunctional phosphoribosyl-AMP cyclohydrolase/phosphoribosyl-ATP diphosphatase HisIE: MVIDDLKFDDRGLLTVIAQDWRTGEVLMVAFANREAVQKTFETGRVHYYSRSRQSLWLKGESSGAFQLVKEIRTDCDRDALLIKIEQLGGGACHTGERSCFFEVMRAGESVFDVLERLEGVIEERRLSTGEKSYVKSLLEKGEDTQLKKVGEESMEFACAVKDRDSARVVAEAADVLFHMAVCMADKGIGLGLIKDELARRFGTGGHEEKAARS, encoded by the coding sequence ATGGTGATTGATGATTTAAAATTTGATGATCGTGGTCTGTTGACGGTGATTGCTCAGGACTGGCGCACGGGCGAGGTCCTGATGGTGGCTTTTGCCAATCGCGAGGCGGTTCAGAAGACGTTTGAAACGGGCAGGGTGCACTACTATTCCCGCTCCCGTCAGTCACTGTGGCTCAAGGGGGAGTCCAGCGGGGCTTTCCAGCTGGTCAAGGAAATCCGCACGGATTGCGATCGCGACGCGCTGCTGATCAAGATTGAACAGCTGGGCGGTGGTGCCTGTCATACGGGTGAGCGTTCCTGTTTTTTCGAGGTGATGCGTGCGGGTGAGTCGGTTTTTGATGTTCTGGAGCGTCTGGAGGGGGTTATTGAAGAACGTCGTCTCTCCACCGGCGAGAAGTCCTATGTCAAGAGTCTGCTGGAAAAGGGCGAGGATACGCAACTGAAGAAGGTTGGCGAAGAGTCAATGGAATTTGCCTGTGCGGTGAAGGACAGGGACTCGGCCAGGGTGGTGGCGGAAGCGGCTGATGTGCTCTTTCACATGGCGGTGTGCATGGCCGACAAGGGTATTGGCCTGGGTCTGATCAAGGATGAGCTGGCACGGCGTTTCGGCACGGGTGGTCACGAGGAGAAGGCGGCCCGCTCGTAG
- a CDS encoding mechanosensitive ion channel family protein: MEWEKLLHADLLLHLLRASLYLLAGFVVARIVSRLMGKVASRKLDSHQVLILGKVIRYAILLLFFISALNELGFSLSILLGAAGILTVAIGFASQTSASNLISGLFLLGERPFSVGDVVKIGGTTGEVIAIDLLSVKMRTFDNLYVRIPNESILKSEVTTLTKFPIRRMEIAVGVAYKEDLRRVKEILLAVANANPNCLDEPAPVFIITGFGSSSMDILFCVWARREIFLDARNALYEEIKEAFDRNGIEIPFPHLSLYTGEVTRPFPVTLDQGRTD, translated from the coding sequence ATGGAATGGGAAAAACTTTTACACGCTGACCTGCTGCTGCACCTGCTGCGGGCGTCCCTGTACCTGCTGGCAGGCTTTGTGGTGGCGCGCATCGTCTCGCGCCTGATGGGAAAAGTGGCCAGCAGAAAACTGGATTCACACCAGGTGCTGATCCTTGGCAAGGTCATCCGCTACGCCATTCTCCTGCTCTTCTTCATCTCTGCCCTGAACGAGCTCGGCTTCAGCCTCAGTATTCTGCTGGGCGCCGCCGGCATCCTGACCGTGGCCATCGGCTTTGCCTCCCAGACTTCGGCATCAAACCTCATCAGCGGACTCTTCCTGCTGGGCGAACGTCCCTTTTCCGTGGGCGATGTGGTGAAAATAGGAGGGACCACCGGGGAAGTCATCGCCATAGACCTGCTCTCCGTGAAAATGCGCACCTTTGACAACCTCTACGTGCGCATACCCAATGAGAGCATCCTGAAATCAGAAGTGACCACCCTGACCAAATTCCCCATCAGACGAATGGAAATAGCCGTTGGCGTCGCCTACAAAGAAGACCTGCGACGGGTAAAGGAAATCCTGCTGGCCGTCGCCAACGCCAACCCCAACTGCCTGGATGAGCCAGCGCCCGTCTTTATCATCACTGGCTTTGGCAGCTCCTCCATGGATATTCTCTTCTGTGTCTGGGCCAGGCGCGAAATCTTCCTGGATGCGCGCAACGCCCTCTACGAGGAGATCAAGGAAGCCTTCGACCGCAATGGCATCGAAATCCCCTTCCCGCACCTCTCACTGTACACCGGTGAAGTCACGCGCCCCTTCCCCGTCACCCTCGACCAGGGCAGAACCGATTAA